Proteins found in one Oreochromis niloticus isolate F11D_XX linkage group LG22, O_niloticus_UMD_NMBU, whole genome shotgun sequence genomic segment:
- the tomm40l gene encoding mitochondrial import receptor subunit TOM40B produces the protein MGSVLAASSPNPPPPASGGTPAPGLTVPPGFGMPPVSAVIPQTGEASAQQQESENALPNPGAFDECHRKCKEVFPLQMEGVKLVVNKGLSNHFQVIHTVLLSTTGDSLYRFGATYVGSKQTGPAESFPVMVGDMDNSGSLNAQIIHQITNRIRSKVAFQTQQQKFVNWQGDAEFRGEDFTATVTLGNPDVLVGSGIVVAHYLQSITPALALGGELVYHRRPGEEGSVMSLVGRYTGNNYIATLTLGSAGAHASYYHKANDQLQVGVEFEASARMQDTSVSFGYQLDVPKANLQFKGSIDSNWIVGATLEKKLLPLPLSLALSGFLNHRKNKFQCGFGVTIG, from the exons ATGGGCAGTGTTTTGGCTGCCAGCTCCCCCAacccaccaccaccagcctcGGGCGGCACTCCTGCCCCTGGCTTGACGGTGCCACCGGGCTTTGGGATGCCTCCGGTTTCCGCAGTTATACCCCAGACTGGGGAAGCCTCTGCTCAGCAGCAGGAGTCAGAAAATGCTTTGCCCAATCCAGGAGCGTTTGACGAGTGTCATCGGAAATGCAAAG AGGTTTTTCCTTTGCAGATGGAAGGCGTGAAGCTAGTTGTTAATAAAGGTCTTAGCAATCACTTCCAG GTGATTCATACTGTGCTGCTGAGCACCACTGGAGATTCCCTCTACAGGTTCGGTGCTACGTATGTTGGATCAAAGCAGACGGGTCCAGCAGAG tcttttccaGTCATGGTGGGAGACATGGACAACAGCGGCAGCCTTAACGCCCAGATCATCCACCAGATCACCAACAGGATACGATCCAAAGTGGCCTTCCAG ACACAGCAACAGAAATTTGTGAACTGGCAGGGCGACGCTGAGTTCAGGGGAGAAGATTTTACTGCAACTGTCACACTCGGAAACCCAGACGTCCTTGTTGGCTCTG GTATCGTCGTCGCACACTACCTCCAGTCCATAACGCCGGCTCTGGCTCTGGGAGGGGAGCTGGTTTACCACCGCAGGCCTGGAGAGGAGGGCTCAGTAATGTCTTTAGTTGGCAGATACACAG GCAACAACTACATCGCCACCTTAACACTCGGCTCAGCAGGAGCTCATGCATCTTACTACCATAAAGCCAACGATCAG TTACAGGTCGGTGTGGAGTTTGAGGCGAGTGCCCGCATGCAAGACACCAGTGTGTCGTTTGGCTACCAGCTAGATGTCCCTAAAGCAAATTTACAATTTAAAG GTTCAATTGACAGTAACTGGATAGTTGGGGCAACGTTGGAAAAGAAGTTGCTCCCGCTGCCCCTCTCTCTGGCCCTCTCCGGCTTCCTCAACCATCGCAAAAACAAGTTCCAGTGCGGCTTTGGCGTCACCATCGGTTAG
- the apoa4a gene encoding apolipoprotein A-I, with protein sequence MKAFIVLALFSVCNANILWPEPPKSNLEVVKDAFWDYVAKATQTAEESLKQIRESQLGQEVNTKISESADTVNQYVATLHTQVAPLTQNFMTQFSQEAEQLRARLEKDLAAMGTNAEEMVAKIQTKVDELKSGAEAYAQAMDPEPMKAVLQQKSQELKEQLEQSMSQLQAQMVPYTENMKQKMEQSLEEFQRNMMPLTQSFEAQVAQKTQEIQQRLAPYGDELRERLDSSAQDLQTQLNALWKTFTKIAQ encoded by the exons atgaaggCGTTCATCGTTCTCGCTCTTTTCTCCG TTTGTAACGCCAACATCCTGTGGCCGGAGCCTCCCAAATCCAACCTGGAAGTGGTGAAAGATGCCTTTTGGGATTATGTTGCAAAGGCAACACAAACTGCTGAGGAGTCCCTGAAGCAGATCAGAGAGTCCCAGCTGGGACAGGAAGTGAA CACCAAGATCTCTGAGAGCGCTGACACCGTGAATCAATACGTCGCTACGCTGCACACTCAGGTGGCTCCTTTGACCCAGAACTTCATGACTCAGTTCTCCCAGGAGGCCGAGCAGCTGAGGGCTCGCCTGGAGAAAGACCTGGCTGCTATGGGCACCAACGCAGAGGAGATGGTGGCAAAGATCCAGACCAAGGTGGATGAGCTGAAGAGTGGAGCTGAAGCCTACGCTCAGGCCATGGACCCAGAGCCCATGAAGGCCGTCCTGCAGCAGAAGAGCCAGGAGCTGAAGGAGCAGCTGGAGCAGAGCATGAGCCAGCTGCAGGCCCAGATGGTTCCCTACACCGAGAacatgaaacagaagatggagcAGAGCCTGGAAGAGTTTCAGAGGAACATGATGCCCCTGACCCAGAGCTTTGAGGCCCAGGTGGCTCAGAAAACCCAGGAGATCCAGCAGAGGTTGGCTCCCTATGGAGACGAGCTGAGGGAACGGCTGGACTCCAGCGCTCAGGACCTGCAGACTCAGCTGAACGCCCTGTGGAAAACCTTCACCAAGATCGCCCAGTAa
- the LOC100707285 gene encoding apolipoprotein A-IV has translation MKVLVVLVLAVFTAGCNANVTWRDQPKQKAEMVKDAFWDYVAKVTATAEESLKKIRESELGQEMNTFIATSTDAINTVTNTLRTQVAPLAQDFMSKFSQEAEKLKTQMEKDLEAVRARLQPYTEELVAKVEELKKDTASYAEDPEALKAALQQKSQELKMQLEQKVNRLQAQMVPYTEEIKEKMQESLEEFQRSFEAQMTQISQKISGLIHGRA, from the exons ATGAAGGTCCTCGTGGTTCTCGTCCTCGCCGTTTTCACTG CTGGCTGCAATGCCAACGTCACATGGCGCGACCAGCCCAAACAGAAGGCTGAAATGGTGAAAGATGCTTTCTGGGACTACGTTGCAAAGGTAACCGCGACCGCCGAGGAGTCCCTGAAGAAGATCAGAGAGTCCGAGCTGGGACAGGAAATGAA CACCTTCATTGCAACAAGCACTGATGCCATCAACACGGTCACCAACACCCTGCGCACTCAGGTGGCTCCTCTGGCCCAGGACTTCATGTCTAAGTTCTCCCAGGAGGCAGAGAAGCTGAAGACCCAAATGGAGAAGGATCTGGAAGCCGTGAGGGCCCGCCTGCAGCCCTACACCGAGGAGCTGGTGGCCAAggtggaggagctgaagaaaGACACAGCCTCCTACGCTGAGGACCCAGAGGCCCTGAAGGCTGCCCTGCAGCAGAAGAGCCAGGAGCTGAAGATGCAGTTGGAGCAGAAAGTGAACCGGCTGCAGGCTCAGATGGTGCCCTACACCGAGGAGATAAAGGAGAAGATGCAGGAGAGCCTGGAGGAGTTTCAGAGGAGCTTTGAGGCCCAGATGACCCAGATAAGCCAGAAGATCAGCGGACTGATCCACGGGCGTGCTTAA
- the apoea gene encoding apolipoprotein Ea, which yields MKVFAVILALAVFSGCHARSVLQQDWQNSWETTVDKFRDYITDLNSKADAVVKDIKSSQISRELDTLIQDSMAELAMYKDDLQTKLAPYTQEAADRLGKDLQLMADKLREHMTEAREQMDKYVQELQTMMEQNTDDVRSRISTYTRKMKKRLSKDTQEIKKHVAEYFEELQSRTSENVEDLKTRLDPYFAQVRDNAQAKITTLKDLLTSQMENMKLKIQNTAEDIKDRLEDTADNLRSTLKEKMQDVRDFFQSCVSYFSGSQ from the exons atgaaggtGTTTGCAGTAATCCTTGCGCTGGCGGTCTTCTCAG GCTGCCATGCACGAAGCGTGCTTCAGCAGGACTGGCAGAACAGCTGGGAAACCACAGTCGACAAGTTTAGGGATTACATCACGGACCTGAACTCGAAGGCTGATGCAGTGGTGAAGGACATCAAGAGCTCCCAGATCAGCAGAGAACTGGA CACCCTGATCCAGGACAGCATGGCAGAGCTGGCCATGTACAAGGATGACCTGCAGACCAAGCTGGCTCCCTACACTCAAGAGGCCGCAGATCGTCTGGGCAAAGACCTGCAGCTCATGGCCGACAAACTCCGTGAACACATGACTGAGGCCCGAGAGCAGATGGACAAATACGTCCAGGAGCTTCAGACCATGATGGAGCAGAACACCGACGACGTCAGGAGCCGGATCTCCACCTACACCCGTAAAATGAAGAAGCGCCTCAGCAAGGACACACAGGAGATCAAGAA ACATGTCGCAGAGTATTTCGAGGAGCTTCAGTCCCGCACCTCTGAGAATGTGGAGGACCTGAAGACTAGACTGGACCCCTACTTTGCTCAGGTGCGAGACAACGCCCAGGCAAAGATCACCACCCTGAAGGACCTGCTGACGTCTCAGATGGAGAACATGAAGCTCAAGATTCAGAATACAGCTGAGGACATCAAAGATCGCCTTGAGGACACCGCTGACAACCTGCGATCCACCCTGAAGGAGAAGATGCAGGATGTGCGCGACTTTTTTCAGTCCTGCGTGTCCTATTTCAGTGGAAGCCAGTAA
- the msto1 gene encoding protein misato homolog 1 isoform X1, with the protein MSSLCREVITLQLGHYSNFAGTHWWNLQDASLSYDPETPPGEIQSDVVFREGQTLGGHVTYTPRLIAMDLKGSLRTLRQEGSLYDAGKDTSAVTWDGSIMMHEQSPPAKNSFLEDLDKLDKGEMLAEAYFPSSAQPQCSAAGSLSVDTVNSHLARVQKSYRLEGSVKVWSDFLRIHLHPRTISVIHQYNHDGEAHRLEAFGQGESLLQGSVLEELEDRLHFFVEECDYLQGFQVLCDLADGFAGLGSKVTELLHDSYGGRGILTWGMLPVSHPDSTPVKDLYRLLNCTLGMVHMASHSSLFCPLTLRGGLGRRPSSPTTFTHLNYDPSLWYHSSSVLALALDTLTAPYRLRNNSVPMWQLADDLAVSGRKVVAAYGAVPFPMMHGSSLPDALSTYTDVLPWRPLSGCAEAGDGRCYGQWATLKGFEGQKLISSLAAGTKLPTPLHSLHSGEDVLASYIRSFYPSAPLALQLVSTPSKLAPPFPQIFNQSLGAQGFLEGQPPPPGSPPRVVSSVPIMTSLQSGPALDPWLSELHRGASAFDIRRVAPSFLSQGPEVTDYQEALEQLRLLARCYRDDSRGVMRSSSEEEDDD; encoded by the exons ATGAGCAGCCTCTGCAGAGAGGTGATCACCCTCCAGCTCGGACATTACTCCAACTTTGCGGGAACTCACTGGTGGAATTTACAG GATGCATCTTTATCGTACGATCCGGAGACACCGCCAGGTGAGATCCAGAGTGATGTCGTGTTTCGTGAAGGACAGACTCTGGGCGGCCACGTCACCTACACACCACGACTCATTGCCATGGATCTCAAAG GAAGTCTTCGTACTCTGCGACAGGAGGGAAGTTTGTACGACGCAGGCAAGGACACGTCTGCTGTCACATG GGATGGAAGTATCATGATGCACGAACAAAGTCCTCCTGCAAAGAACTCCTTCCTCGAAGACCTTGATAAGTTGGAT AAAGGGGAGATGCTCGCAGAGGCATATTTTCCCTCCAGCGCCCAGCCTCAGTGCTCAG CAGCAGGGTCACTGAGTGTGGATACGGTGAATAGCCACCTGGCTAGAGTACAGAAGAGCTACAGGCTGGAGGGCAGCGTGAAGGTGTGGTCTGACTTCCTCAGGATCCACCTGCACCCTCGGACCATCTCGGTCATCCACCAGTACAACCACGATGG AGAGGCTCACCGTCTGGAGGCTTTCGGCCAGGGCGAGTCTCTCCTCCAGGGGTCTGTGCTCGAGGAGCTGGAGGACAGGCTGCACTTCTTTGTGGAGGAGTGCGATTACCTTCAG ggcTTCCAGGTGCTGTGTGACTTGGCTGATGGCTTTGCAGGTCTGGGGTCGAAGGTGACTGAGCTGCTTCACGACTCTTACGGAGGGAGGGGCATCCTAACCTGGGGGATGTTACCTGTCAGTCACCCAGATTCA ACGCCAGTGAAGGATCTCTACCGCCTGCTAAACTGCACTTTAGGGATGGTACACATGGCGAGTCACAGTTCTTTGTTCTGCCCGTTGACCTTGCGAGGTGGTCTGGGGAGACGACCGTCCTCTCCCACGACGTTCACCCACCTCAATTATGAT CCCTCACTGTGGTACCACTCCAGTTCTGTCCTGGCTTTGGCATTGGACACCCTTACTGCACCTTACAGGCTGAGAAACAACAGCGTCCCCATGTGGCAGTTGGCAGATGACCTGGCTGTATCAGGGAGGAAG GTTGTGGCTGCATATGGTGCCGTCCCCTTTCCCATGATGCACGGCTCCTCTCTCCCTGACGCCCTGAGCACATACACCGACGTACTGCCGTGGAGGCCTCTGTCTGGGTGCGCTGAAGCAGGAGACGGCCGATGCTACGGCCAGTGGGCGACACTCAAAGGCTTCGAAGGCCAGAAACTCATCAG CTCGCTGGCTGCAGGAACTAAACTGCCCACTCCTCTGCACAGTCTCCACAGTGGTGAGGACGTCCTGGCTTCCTACATCAGATCCTTCTATCCTTCAGCCCCTCT GGCTCTGCAGCTGGTTTCTACTCCCAGTAAGCTGGCCCCACCTTTCCCACAGATATTCAATCAATCCCTCGGTgctcagggcttcctggagggCCAGCCACCCCCGCCTGGCA GTCCGCCCCGTGTCGTCTCCTCCGTACCCATCATGACTTCCCTCCAGTCGGGTCCTGCGCTCGATCCCTGGCTATCCGAGCTGCATCGCGGTGCGAGTGCTTTCGACATCCGCCGTGTTGCCCCCAGCTTCCTTTCTCAAGGGCCTGAAGTGACAGACTACCAGGAGGCCCTGGAGCAGCTGCGCCTGCTGGCCCGGTGTTACAGAGACGACAGCAGAGGCGTGATGCGCTCTTCCTCCGAGGAAGAGGACGATGACTGA
- the msto1 gene encoding protein misato homolog 1 isoform X2: MSSLCREVITLQLGHYSNFAGTHWWNLQDASLSYDPETPPGEIQSDVVFREGQTLGGHVTYTPRLIAMDLKGSLRTLRQEGSLYDAGKDTSAVTWDGSIMMHEQSPPAKNSFLEDLDKLDKGEMLAEAYFPSSAQPQCSAGSLSVDTVNSHLARVQKSYRLEGSVKVWSDFLRIHLHPRTISVIHQYNHDGEAHRLEAFGQGESLLQGSVLEELEDRLHFFVEECDYLQGFQVLCDLADGFAGLGSKVTELLHDSYGGRGILTWGMLPVSHPDSTPVKDLYRLLNCTLGMVHMASHSSLFCPLTLRGGLGRRPSSPTTFTHLNYDPSLWYHSSSVLALALDTLTAPYRLRNNSVPMWQLADDLAVSGRKVVAAYGAVPFPMMHGSSLPDALSTYTDVLPWRPLSGCAEAGDGRCYGQWATLKGFEGQKLISSLAAGTKLPTPLHSLHSGEDVLASYIRSFYPSAPLALQLVSTPSKLAPPFPQIFNQSLGAQGFLEGQPPPPGSPPRVVSSVPIMTSLQSGPALDPWLSELHRGASAFDIRRVAPSFLSQGPEVTDYQEALEQLRLLARCYRDDSRGVMRSSSEEEDDD; this comes from the exons ATGAGCAGCCTCTGCAGAGAGGTGATCACCCTCCAGCTCGGACATTACTCCAACTTTGCGGGAACTCACTGGTGGAATTTACAG GATGCATCTTTATCGTACGATCCGGAGACACCGCCAGGTGAGATCCAGAGTGATGTCGTGTTTCGTGAAGGACAGACTCTGGGCGGCCACGTCACCTACACACCACGACTCATTGCCATGGATCTCAAAG GAAGTCTTCGTACTCTGCGACAGGAGGGAAGTTTGTACGACGCAGGCAAGGACACGTCTGCTGTCACATG GGATGGAAGTATCATGATGCACGAACAAAGTCCTCCTGCAAAGAACTCCTTCCTCGAAGACCTTGATAAGTTGGAT AAAGGGGAGATGCTCGCAGAGGCATATTTTCCCTCCAGCGCCCAGCCTCAGTGCTCAG CAGGGTCACTGAGTGTGGATACGGTGAATAGCCACCTGGCTAGAGTACAGAAGAGCTACAGGCTGGAGGGCAGCGTGAAGGTGTGGTCTGACTTCCTCAGGATCCACCTGCACCCTCGGACCATCTCGGTCATCCACCAGTACAACCACGATGG AGAGGCTCACCGTCTGGAGGCTTTCGGCCAGGGCGAGTCTCTCCTCCAGGGGTCTGTGCTCGAGGAGCTGGAGGACAGGCTGCACTTCTTTGTGGAGGAGTGCGATTACCTTCAG ggcTTCCAGGTGCTGTGTGACTTGGCTGATGGCTTTGCAGGTCTGGGGTCGAAGGTGACTGAGCTGCTTCACGACTCTTACGGAGGGAGGGGCATCCTAACCTGGGGGATGTTACCTGTCAGTCACCCAGATTCA ACGCCAGTGAAGGATCTCTACCGCCTGCTAAACTGCACTTTAGGGATGGTACACATGGCGAGTCACAGTTCTTTGTTCTGCCCGTTGACCTTGCGAGGTGGTCTGGGGAGACGACCGTCCTCTCCCACGACGTTCACCCACCTCAATTATGAT CCCTCACTGTGGTACCACTCCAGTTCTGTCCTGGCTTTGGCATTGGACACCCTTACTGCACCTTACAGGCTGAGAAACAACAGCGTCCCCATGTGGCAGTTGGCAGATGACCTGGCTGTATCAGGGAGGAAG GTTGTGGCTGCATATGGTGCCGTCCCCTTTCCCATGATGCACGGCTCCTCTCTCCCTGACGCCCTGAGCACATACACCGACGTACTGCCGTGGAGGCCTCTGTCTGGGTGCGCTGAAGCAGGAGACGGCCGATGCTACGGCCAGTGGGCGACACTCAAAGGCTTCGAAGGCCAGAAACTCATCAG CTCGCTGGCTGCAGGAACTAAACTGCCCACTCCTCTGCACAGTCTCCACAGTGGTGAGGACGTCCTGGCTTCCTACATCAGATCCTTCTATCCTTCAGCCCCTCT GGCTCTGCAGCTGGTTTCTACTCCCAGTAAGCTGGCCCCACCTTTCCCACAGATATTCAATCAATCCCTCGGTgctcagggcttcctggagggCCAGCCACCCCCGCCTGGCA GTCCGCCCCGTGTCGTCTCCTCCGTACCCATCATGACTTCCCTCCAGTCGGGTCCTGCGCTCGATCCCTGGCTATCCGAGCTGCATCGCGGTGCGAGTGCTTTCGACATCCGCCGTGTTGCCCCCAGCTTCCTTTCTCAAGGGCCTGAAGTGACAGACTACCAGGAGGCCCTGGAGCAGCTGCGCCTGCTGGCCCGGTGTTACAGAGACGACAGCAGAGGCGTGATGCGCTCTTCCTCCGAGGAAGAGGACGATGACTGA